In Dethiosulfovibrio russensis, a single window of DNA contains:
- a CDS encoding histidinol-phosphatase HisJ family protein produces the protein MLRSDYHVHTSFSGDCDEPLDRVLQRACDLGLKEIAITDHMDLDFPSEAVNFDLDVPSYLETLVWCRARWVDRIKLRVGLEVGLDISKKDRIASVLENNDWDFVIGSLHCVDGKSMGEDGFFKGKTRDEAHGRYFEAMLDSVKAFSGFSVVGHMDFVRRYGAGVYGDRHSVIDRELHKDRIDEILRELVKRGIGLELNTSGLRYGLDAFHPGDWILRRYRELGGEMITVGSDAHRLKDIADDFFLAEGLLEALGFRYTCSFQGRTPRFYSLAA, from the coding sequence ATGCTCAGATCGGACTATCATGTACATACGTCTTTTTCCGGTGACTGCGACGAACCGTTGGACCGGGTCTTACAGAGAGCCTGTGATCTCGGATTGAAAGAGATAGCCATAACGGACCACATGGATCTCGATTTTCCTAGCGAGGCGGTGAACTTCGACCTGGACGTGCCTTCCTATCTGGAGACTCTTGTTTGGTGTCGGGCCCGGTGGGTCGACAGAATAAAACTTAGGGTCGGTTTGGAAGTCGGATTGGATATCTCAAAGAAGGACAGAATAGCTTCGGTCTTGGAGAACAACGATTGGGATTTCGTTATAGGATCCCTTCATTGCGTGGATGGAAAGAGCATGGGAGAGGACGGTTTTTTCAAGGGAAAGACCAGAGACGAGGCTCACGGGAGGTACTTCGAAGCTATGTTGGATAGCGTCAAGGCCTTTTCCGGCTTCTCCGTCGTGGGGCATATGGATTTCGTTAGGCGCTACGGAGCAGGAGTCTACGGCGACAGGCACAGCGTTATAGACCGTGAGCTCCATAAGGATAGGATAGACGAGATCCTTCGGGAGCTGGTTAAAAGAGGTATCGGTCTGGAACTCAACACATCCGGTCTTCGCTACGGCCTCGATGCCTTTCATCCCGGAGATTGGATACTGCGTCGTTACAGAGAGCTCGGAGGAGAGATGATTACCGTGGGCTCCGATGCCCACAGGCTCAAGGACATCGCCGACGATTTCTTTCTAGCGGAGGGACTGCTGGAGGCCCTCGGGTTTCGCTATACATGTAGTTTCCAGGGAAGGACTCCAAGGTTCTACTCACTGGCAGCCTAA
- a CDS encoding MFS transporter codes for MDRKEMLRDPLVWKFRMYGFLKNLRFFEPYMLLYLIGAGLSLFQIGLLFSLREAVIYVFEIPSGVLADHWGRKKELLLCFVFYLISFALFFIGRSLPIFAGAVAFFGLGEAFRSGTHKAMIYTYLDHYGVANEKTFLYGRTRAWSLLGSALSALIAVPLALGLPAYRWLFIVAMLPYIGDLALIWSYPDWLDRDETLSEEKSERGFLSFGFRSLRSVMRDRRLMRALLSSSIYDGLFKIIKDYVQPILALVLVGTLAGDGDRALTVWLGLTYCIFHLAGSAASASIWRLRRRISSAWLMNASFDVMGMAALLLAGVSLWGSPLTVAAVFFLLYVMKDARRPIFVDLCGDLMDRDVRATVMSVDSQFRSLLAVIAAPLLGWVADGTGLPVAFAMVGLFMLASNRWLKVQSREIAVIPEIESPDGS; via the coding sequence TTGGACAGAAAAGAGATGTTACGAGATCCGTTGGTGTGGAAGTTCAGGATGTACGGTTTTCTCAAAAACCTGCGTTTTTTCGAGCCCTATATGCTCTTGTACCTCATAGGAGCAGGATTGTCTCTATTTCAGATAGGTCTTCTGTTTTCCCTAAGAGAAGCGGTCATATACGTTTTCGAGATACCGTCGGGAGTTCTGGCCGATCATTGGGGGAGGAAAAAGGAGCTCCTTCTCTGCTTTGTTTTTTATCTTATATCCTTCGCTCTTTTTTTCATCGGCCGATCTTTGCCGATTTTCGCCGGGGCGGTAGCCTTTTTCGGCCTTGGCGAGGCCTTTCGTTCCGGAACCCACAAGGCCATGATCTATACCTATCTTGATCACTATGGCGTGGCGAACGAGAAGACCTTTCTGTACGGCAGGACCAGGGCCTGGTCGCTGCTGGGTTCGGCCCTCTCCGCTCTGATAGCCGTGCCTCTGGCTTTGGGATTGCCGGCCTATCGATGGCTCTTCATAGTTGCAATGCTTCCCTATATAGGGGATCTCGCTTTGATATGGAGCTATCCCGACTGGCTGGACAGGGACGAGACCCTATCGGAGGAAAAATCCGAGAGGGGATTTCTGTCCTTCGGCTTCCGTTCGCTTCGATCGGTTATGAGGGATAGAAGGCTTATGAGGGCGTTATTGAGTTCGTCCATATACGATGGCCTGTTCAAGATAATCAAGGACTACGTCCAGCCGATACTGGCCTTGGTGCTGGTGGGTACCCTGGCCGGAGACGGCGACAGGGCCCTGACCGTATGGCTCGGCTTGACCTACTGTATATTCCATCTGGCCGGTTCAGCCGCGTCCGCATCGATATGGAGGCTCAGGCGAAGAATCTCCTCCGCCTGGCTTATGAACGCATCCTTCGACGTTATGGGAATGGCGGCCCTCCTTCTGGCGGGAGTCTCCCTCTGGGGATCTCCTCTGACAGTGGCGGCGGTGTTTTTCCTCCTTTACGTCATGAAGGACGCCAGGCGGCCTATCTTCGTCGATCTCTGCGGCGACCTTATGGATCGAGACGTTAGAGCCACCGTAATGTCGGTGGACAGCCAGTTTCGTTCTTTACTGGCGGTGATCGCCGCCCCTCTGCTCGGATGGGTGGCGGACGGCACAGGTCTTCCAGTGGCCTTCGCCATGGTAGGGCTTTTCATGCTGGCCTCGAACAGATGGCTCAAGGTACAGAGTCGG